ATTCCAAACAGAATATCAAAAAGAAAATCAATGAATTTGGCGATAACGACTCCATATAAAAAAATAACACCATGATAATGACACCCAAAATAGGAATAGCTGAAACTAACTTGAAAAAAAGTACTTCTTTATTATCCATTCTTTTGTCGGATGAAATGACTTTATACGTCAAAACCAGGAAATTCCATTGGAATATTTCAGGCAACAGTTTTATGGAACTGCATAAATTATTTGAATCTCAGTACATACAATTTGAAGCAATAATAGACGAAGTAGCTGAACGTATCAACAAACTGGGAAGTAAAACTATCGGAACCATGAAAGAGTTTACCAATCTGTCTCGATTGGAAGAAAACGAAAATAACTATCCAGCTCAAAAGGATATGATTTTAGAACTATTAAAGGATAACGAAACTTTAATAACCGAAATCAGAAAAGATATTGATGTATGTGCTAATGAAAATCATGATGCGGGTACAGCGGATTTATTGACCAAAATATTGCAACAACACGAAACGATGGCTTGGATTTTAAGACGCTATTTAAATTAGACTAAAAGTATATGATAGCAGGACTTAAAAATATTTTTACCGATACAGGTTCGATTACAGTATTTACCGCAAGGTTTTTCAAGGAAGTTTTCAAACCACCTTTCCAAATTAACGAGTTCATAAGGCAGTGTTATGCCGTTGGCTATAAATCATTGCCTTTGATAACCATTACTGGATTTATCATGGGCTTAGTGCTAACGATTCAATCCCGTCCTACTATGGCTAAGTTTGGGGCAGAATCCTGGTTGCCCAGTATGGTTTCACTTTCACTGATTAGGGAAATTGCTCCTGTAATCACTGCGTTAATTTGTGCCGGAAAAATTGCTTCGGGTATTGGTGCCGAATTAGGTTCGATGAAAGTTACCGAGCAAATAGATGCTATGGAAGTTTCGGCTATCAACCCCTATAAGTATTTAGTGGTAACCCGAATATTAGCCACAACATTAATGATTCCCCTTTTGGTAATTTATGCCGATTTAGTGGGGATTTTTGGTGGTTATATTGGATACAACATTCATAGCGATATGAGTATGTACCGCTATTTTACCGGAGTATTCGAACATTTAGAATTTCTAGATGTTATGCCTGCCACCATTAAAACTTTCTTCTTTGGATTCTTTATCGGACTCATTGGTTGCTACAAAGGATTTAATGCTTCCAATGGTACAGCTAGTGTTGGTGTGGCTGCTAATTCAGCTGTCGTGACAGCATCGCTTTCTATTTTTATTATCGATATGTTGGCCGTTCAAATAACTGATTTATTTTTCTAATGGAAACCAATAAACCCGTCATAGAAATCAAAAACCTACATAAGACCTTCGGAGAAAATGAGGTGCTTAATGGTGTCAATATCACCGTCAATAAAGGTGAGGATGTAGTAATCTTAGGTCGCTCTGGATCAGGGAAATCAGTTACGATTAAATGCCTCGTCGGATTAGAAAAAGCAGATGAGGGAACCATAAAAGTATTTGGTACCGACATCACAAAACTCCATGAAAATGAACTCAATACCATCAGAGCTCGCATTGGTTTTATGTTTCAGAACGGAGCCCTTTACGACTCTATGTCCGTCAGACAAAACCTGACGTTTACCTTAAAACACCATGATAAAAATAGCACCAAAGAAATCATTGATACTAAAATAAACGAAGCCTTAGACAATGTGGGTTTATTAGAAGCAATAGATAAAATGCCCTCAGAGCTTTCAGGAGGTATGCGTAAACGAATTGGTATGGCCAGAGCCTTAATCGTTCAACCAGAAATTATTTTGTACGATGAACCAACTTCAGGATTAGATACCATTACCTCAAGAGAAATCAGCGAATTAATGGTTTCGATTCAAAAAAAATACAAAACAACATCACTCATTATCACACACGATATGGCTTGCGCCAAAGTAACAGGAAATCGAATTATGATTTTAAAAGACGGAGTGATTAATGCGGAAGGTACTTATGCTGAATTGGAAAAAAGCAAAGACCCTTGGGTAAAATCATTTTTTATATAATTAAAAAAAACAGTTATGATTAAAAAAACAGGATATATATGGAAGTTAGGTATGTTTGTCATCATAGGCATATTTCTTTTTGCTATTGGGATTTATGTAATTGGAAGCAACAAAAACCTCTTTGGTGAAACGTTTCAACTAAAAGCTAATTTTAAAAACGTTAGCGGATTAAAAGTAGGCAATAATGTTCGCTTTTCCGGAATCAA
The window above is part of the Flavobacterium sp. N1994 genome. Proteins encoded here:
- a CDS encoding Dps family protein, which encodes MTPKIGIAETNLKKSTSLLSILLSDEMTLYVKTRKFHWNISGNSFMELHKLFESQYIQFEAIIDEVAERINKLGSKTIGTMKEFTNLSRLEENENNYPAQKDMILELLKDNETLITEIRKDIDVCANENHDAGTADLLTKILQQHETMAWILRRYLN
- a CDS encoding MlaE family ABC transporter permease; translated protein: MIAGLKNIFTDTGSITVFTARFFKEVFKPPFQINEFIRQCYAVGYKSLPLITITGFIMGLVLTIQSRPTMAKFGAESWLPSMVSLSLIREIAPVITALICAGKIASGIGAELGSMKVTEQIDAMEVSAINPYKYLVVTRILATTLMIPLLVIYADLVGIFGGYIGYNIHSDMSMYRYFTGVFEHLEFLDVMPATIKTFFFGFFIGLIGCYKGFNASNGTASVGVAANSAVVTASLSIFIIDMLAVQITDLFF
- a CDS encoding ABC transporter ATP-binding protein, whose product is METNKPVIEIKNLHKTFGENEVLNGVNITVNKGEDVVILGRSGSGKSVTIKCLVGLEKADEGTIKVFGTDITKLHENELNTIRARIGFMFQNGALYDSMSVRQNLTFTLKHHDKNSTKEIIDTKINEALDNVGLLEAIDKMPSELSGGMRKRIGMARALIVQPEIILYDEPTSGLDTITSREISELMVSIQKKYKTTSLIITHDMACAKVTGNRIMILKDGVINAEGTYAELEKSKDPWVKSFFI